The following nucleotide sequence is from Stigmatopora argus isolate UIUO_Sarg chromosome 18, RoL_Sarg_1.0, whole genome shotgun sequence.
ttttttattaaaatgggAATTATGCTGTGAATAAGATGACTAACAAAATATTAGCATTGCTATGACAAAGCTTTTGTTGTGTCATGGGTGTTGTCAAACAATGTCTGTTCCCATTCAGAACGCATTTGGCTTATGTGGAAAATTTACAATATTAATTATGCACGTGCCAAAGGAAACTGGTTCTGTTCCAATTGAGAAAAAATCATTTGCATACCTTTATTTTATTAGATGTTTCATCACACATGCTGTTATTATGACTCGCTGCCAGAATTACATTGAATTTTAAACCTATAGAGGTTAATAAACATTGGATGAATCTAACCatctttgcattatttttattcagaCTATAGTTTACGTGATACACTCAACATGGATATCATCAAAATTCCTACAAGGATGCTACTTTTCTGTCCAATATTATGCTTCACCTTAATGAGACCATTCAAAAGACGATTGACTTTTTTGGGGCCAATTTAAGGCTAAATTGAGCAGATGGAAGGTTTTTAGGTCACTTGTGCAAAATATGTCAATGGGCATGTAGATCAATTAGAATACATGAGAAGTTTATCACAAAAAAgcagtttgtgtttgtttgtgtagcGTGCATGAGTAAGGCAAGCGGCTCACCTGTCGCCACTAAGCAGCATCTGGAGTGCGGAAAATGCGGAAATGGCGGCCTGGAGGACAACGGTGTCCCCTTCCTTCTTGGCCGGGAGAGACGCGATGCAGGAGGCGGTAGACGTCAGGAGTCAGACGTCGGCGATCCTCCGTGACGAGAACAAAACAGGTGAATAAAGAAAGGAGTTTTACGGGTTTCATTCCAGGGAGGCTCTGCTGAATCATccgcgcacacgcacgcgcgTGTTTACCCTTCTGCGCATGTCCGTTGCACAGCTGACGCCTGATGGTGATGTCACCCAAGCGCAGATAGTGCAAGGTTTCCACCGCAGGAAGTGGATACATTTTCACACTAAAAGCTGCTctgaaaagaagaaataaaaaaagaaatctactACTAAGTGATAAAATGTCccttatttattaaaaaaagcctcaacgtttctgtttttttcaatccaaaaacaaaatcaaaaggatAAACATTAGGTAGTgtcttatttattttgcatttgttgtaattttgtttttttctaacaaaaaacatttgtacttaaaataaaaaaaagtatttattatcAATGATattattttgtgttatttatCAACACGAGAGTGGAATTGGGTGCCATGGCTAGTGTAAGTGTTATAATTcattttagttttctttttatcGTCATTTTATAAACGTGTATTCGTATGTTGTATTGTTTGTCCTTATTATTGAGAAATGTACTTCACATTTTGGGCCAGGTGGGCCACACTTGTACTTTACCAAAAGTTAATATGAGATGTAcacatttgtatggtttatttttaattcatcaaaACATTTCTTGAAACTATATTGCTTTTAAAAGGACCAAAGCTTATTTTGATCCTTGTGAAAACGACTCCCAAGTGGTGTTGCCCTTCTCTTTCCAGTTGGGGGCAGCATTCACTGTCCCACACTGTATACTGACTCACTAAACCTCGAAAGTCAACACGTTGTCCTTCATTGCGTTGATACATATTCATTTAAACAAGGCAAATGGGCAATCGGGTGAGCCATAAGCACGTGATGTCCATCATCCACGGAGCGCGGCGTGGGGGTGGTCTTAATAATGGGCTGGGGGGGCGCTCGGCAGTTGCGTCTGATGGCAGATGCAGACGCCTGGAGGGAGCGATGGCCACCCCGGACGACGAGCGCGCGCGACTGGTGACCTCGGCGGGTGACGACGCCTCGGAACCGGGTGTTCCGGGCGTTCCGGGTGCTCCGGGTGACATGAGCGTCAAGCGCGCGCTGACCGGGTTCGTGCTGTGCGCCCTGATCGTGTCCACGCTCCTGGGCAACACGCTGGTGTGCGCCGCCGTGGTCAAATTCCGCCACCTGCGCTCCAAAGTCACCAACTCGTTCGTCATCTCGCTGGCCGTGTCCGACCTGTTCGTGGCCGTGCTGGTCATGCCGTGGCGTGCCGTGTCCGAGGTGGCGGGCGCCTGGCTCTTCGGCCGCTTCTGTGACACTTGGGTGGCCTTCGACATCATGTGCTCCACGGCGTCCATCCTCAACCTGTGCATCATCAGCATGGACCGCTACTGGGCCATCTCCAGCCCCTTTCGCTACGAGCGCAAGATGACGCGCCGGTTCGCCTTCGTCATGATCGGCGTGGCGTGGACGCTCTCCATCCTCATCTCCTTCATCCCCGTGCAGCTCAACTGGCACCGGGACGCGCGGCTCAACCAGACGGAGGGTGAGGACGGCGGCGCGCACCCGCCCGACGACTGCAACGCCAGCCTCAACCGGACGTACGCCATCGCGTCGTCCCTCATCAGCTTCTACATCCCCGTCCTCATCATGGTGGGTACGTACACGCGCATCTTCCTCATCGCGCAGACGCAGATCCGCCGCATCTCGTCTCTGGAGCGTGCGCCGGCACCCTGCGCGGCTGCGCGCGTGTCCACGCAGGACGAGAGCGCTCTGAAAAGTTCCTTCAAGAGGGAGACCAAAGTGTTGAAGACGCTGTCCATCATCATGGGCGTGTTCGTCTTCTGCTGGCTGCCCTTTTTTGTCCTCAATTGCGTGGTTCCATTCTGCCAGGCCGGCGCGCCCGACGCCCCGCCGTGCGTCAGCGACACCACCTTCAGTATCTTCGTGTGGTTCGGCTGGGCTAACTCGTCGCTCAACCCGGTCATCTACGCCTTCAACGCCGATTTCCGCAAAGCTTTCTCCACCATCCTGGGCTGCAACCGCCTTTGCTCCAGCTCGACCGTGGAGGCGATGGACTTGAGCAACGAGATGGTGTCCTACCACCACGACACCACCATGCCCAAGGAGGCCGCGGCCCCGGCGGCCGGACCCCAGCAGAAATTTGACCGAGTCTCGGTGATGTCCGACGACTCCCGGACTCGCACCGACCAGTTGATCACCGCGACCCTGCAGAGCCATTGCGAGGCGGATATCTCTTTGGAAATGACGCCCTTCGCGATTCCTGGTCAGGTGCCGGACTTGTGAAAATGTGCACAAATCTGCGACTATCCGTCCATTTTCCATCTGGctaattttgactttttggaGCTACAAGCCATCCGTTTGTCGCCTTTGAGATACTAATGCTGTACAGCGGGAGAAAACGCAACATTACAAGAAGCAGTTTGACAGACtatggtcgtttaaaaaaaccAACATCAGAATTTTGCAATGTCTAGTTCCTCTCTCAGTTGGAGTTGCTGTCAAAATGCTAAAGAAAACAGAGCCATTCatttaaaacaggggtggcaaacatgcggctctcgagccgtatggggctcccggccaaaatcaATGcgtctctttgcttcttatcatattttgtatatactgtggctgtTTTCCtcgtttctcttatttttattgtttcttaaaacactcaaaatcaccagggcccattaaaaataaataatacattatattttaaaataatttggcagattggatttttttatgctgtttcTGATGTATGGCTCTTTAACTCACACagtttataattttttaacCCCTGATTTAACACAACCAAACATGGCGGACACAAAGTATGTTGACATTATATTTTAGGTTACTTTACCGCAATAGTTAATTCTGCTAGGCTGAGagcttttgtttacatttgtggAAAACCACTCTGGTTTTAAGAGGTTAAGAATCCCTACCATATGATGGTTCGAACAGAAAccgtgaagaagaaaaaaaatcactaaaataGAGATTATCACTGTTGGACCATgcgtatattctttatcctcttaaAAATGTCTAATGTTACAGATATGTTCAGAATTAGATCATTGGAGATATGAAAATTTTAAGTTTTTGATCACATGTTGACATAACGAATTAACCCTGTATTTTCCAGCACTCCCTGGCTAGATAAACCAATAAATCTGTTTACTTTTGACTTACATGCCCTGAATATTGACTTTGCCTGCTACTCTacttgggggtaaaaaaaaggatAGTGAGAAATAGCAGTATGCACTTAGAAGGCTCATTTAATGTAAAATGCTGaacattattatttgtaatcacagggcacgactAGACAAACATCCGCATTCACATCCACGAATGAGAGGAATGTTCACTTGAAATTAGAAATGATTGTTGTCAttggtaaaaaaatacaaaaataaaaacactcagCCGAAACCCGACGCAAATGGCCTTCATACGCAATCCTTTCACTGCCAATTGTGGTTGAAAAACCAAAAGAATGACAATGTGACAACACAGAAGCCCAGTGCTGCTGAGAATAGAAAGTCTGTAaagttattgtaaaaaaaatgcaataaattagATTTAATTCATGTTCACCTTTATGTTCCAATGCTAAAATGTGGCATTTGAGACTAAAACATGCCCCAAAAAATATGTttgctttctaaaaaaaaaaaaaggactgtaTGGCAGGTAATTGTCAGTATTTTGGGGGCTCTCAGCCAACCTGATGTTCTTCACCGAGACGATGAAAGCGGCACTGAAGATAAAAGTGACAGAGTTGAAGCCCCCGCACAGGTGACTCAACTTTAACCTCGGcgtgtatgcatgtgtttgtgcGTTTCTTTTTTCATCTTAAAAAGCTTGTCTGTTTCCTTTCAAAGTCACCCTGAAACCATCATACTACCCCACATAAAATATTCCTTGTTAAATGAAATGCAATTTTTGGAATACCATCTCATAAAAAATTTAATCAAATATTTAGACCTTCTagtatattgaattgaatagaattgaatgcttttattttataatatagGATAAGTATTTGAGTGCTTTTCATCCTCCAGATTTGAATTGCAATGAATTTATTGGGACTAACCCGTCCTacggagggctggcagcgattgaACGATCGTTCTTTTGCTGCCAGGCCTcacacttcaaacggattgggcgtctatgGCTGTCAATAGCAGTCAATGACTAAATATTTAGTTAGACGATTATAATTTGGGGTTGGGACTTGGTGTAAGACATTTGGACAACCACTTAGTGATAGTGCTCATTTTTTGGAGAGTCCAGGAGGCGTGTCTTGTGATTATACAGGTGAGTTCAATGACAGGTAATGAGGGCTTGAGCAGTATTTAAGCAGCAGCGGTTGCGGTCACTCAAACGTCAGCTTCCCTTTGTGTCTGCTTTGGGTCAAGGTCACAGCACCCTGGGTTTCAAACATGGGGCCTGGATTTGCTGAAGTCAGTTGGTGAGTATTCTTTTTGCCATAGCTTTAACTTCATTTATTCTTAGCGTCAGATCAAATTTGAGatgtaatgtttaaattcaGTCCCAGAGAGCTCTATGTACAATTTGCTACAAGCCATGAATGTTTAATTTGGTTTCAATCAATATCAATGGAAAAACTCATTATGCTACTTCCAATATCTAATATTCTGAATTAGGTGAACTTTCTTGAGATTGACTTGTTTTGTGCTTTCAGGTCTCCTTGGATCTGCCTGCTCTTAATTTGCAGTGCTACAAGTTTGCCGCTACAACAAATGTGTAAGTGTCTAAATTAATGTTGCCTGATCCAGTCAAGTGTCTAATGGTTAATTTTGTTTCTTCATCTCTGCTCAGACCAAAGACCCCTCTATAAGATGAGTGGCGGGCCACCCTCTGTGCCCAAAAGCCAGCGTCAGTCTCACAGAGCACTGCAGCAAAATTACTTGCACCCATTTCCTGGCAGTGAGTCCTCAACCAGTGTTGAGACTCCCAGTGTGGCCTCAACAGAATTTGCCAAAAAGGGCTCTAGTTCTCCTCAGTCAGCTTTAAGTTTGCCAGGTTATGATACAGCCTCTAGCTACAAGGGAGCACATGCTGTGGGACAAGTTAGCACTACAATGGCAGCTCCAGAAGTTAATCCTATTGGCCAAAAGCATTGGGAGGGTTACAATTCTTTTCAAGAACCAAATTTCAACCACAAAGCTGATGCTGTGAAGGGGCAGAAATCAATGACTCCAGGTGTTTACATGATCCCAAGTTGGTACAGCCCGGTATATGAATCTCAAGCTCCTACTGGTAAAAAGAACTTTGCAACATACAACCCTGTACCTGCACCAACCTCCCCTGAAGGTCCTTCTAATGGCAGTCCTTCCGGTCCTGATAACAGGGAACCTACGTTCAACCCTGCTGACAACTGGCGTAATGTTTGGGAAGCGTTCAATCCATTCAATACCCACCTAGCAGAAAATCCAGATGAAGTGtctgaaaattgggaatctTTTGAACAACCACCAAATGTTGAATCTCCAACTTTGGAAGTTCCCTTTGCTAGTGTAAAAGGAAGTCATCATGGCACTGGCAA
It contains:
- the LOC144092761 gene encoding D(1A) dopamine receptor-like, whose product is MATPDDERARLVTSAGDDASEPGVPGVPGAPGDMSVKRALTGFVLCALIVSTLLGNTLVCAAVVKFRHLRSKVTNSFVISLAVSDLFVAVLVMPWRAVSEVAGAWLFGRFCDTWVAFDIMCSTASILNLCIISMDRYWAISSPFRYERKMTRRFAFVMIGVAWTLSILISFIPVQLNWHRDARLNQTEGEDGGAHPPDDCNASLNRTYAIASSLISFYIPVLIMVGRRARRPAVRQRHHLQYLRVVRLG